Proteins encoded by one window of Flavobacterium sp. N502540:
- a CDS encoding DinB family protein, translating into MSESKRISNLYQSIYNGDPWLEVNLTKTLENVTAAQAYRKINPNLNTIWEITNHLIQWRRNILNRMQGETVITPDHNYFVPVLDPSEAAWEQSLQSLAKSQEAWNTFFQDFDDADLAKIYVNNGHTYYEHLHGIIQHDVYHLGQIVILKKLL; encoded by the coding sequence ATGTCAGAAAGCAAAAGAATTTCAAATCTGTATCAATCCATTTATAATGGAGATCCATGGCTGGAAGTTAACTTAACCAAAACTTTAGAAAACGTAACTGCCGCACAGGCCTACCGGAAAATAAATCCTAACTTAAATACCATTTGGGAAATTACCAACCATTTGATCCAATGGAGGAGAAACATTCTAAATCGTATGCAGGGAGAGACAGTAATAACACCGGATCACAACTATTTTGTGCCTGTCTTGGACCCATCAGAAGCGGCTTGGGAGCAATCGCTTCAAAGTCTGGCAAAATCACAGGAAGCCTGGAATACTTTCTTTCAGGATTTTGATGATGCCGATTTGGCTAAAATTTATGTAAATAATGGTCATACTTATTATGAACATCTTCACGGAATTATTCAGCATGATGTGTATCATTTAGGACAAATTGTTATCTTGAAAAAACTTCTTTAA
- a CDS encoding YciI family protein: MKKLFSIFALLFLITIGYGQESETKFDEKLAKSLNADEYGMKKYVFCLLKSGSNTTASKEESKKLFEGHMENIGKLAKEGKLVVAGPFMKNDRNYRGIYIFNVETIEEAKALVATDPAIKANLLEAELTPWYSSAALQETLKIHDKIAKKKI; the protein is encoded by the coding sequence ATGAAAAAATTGTTTTCAATTTTTGCTTTATTGTTTTTAATCACTATTGGATACGGTCAGGAATCAGAAACTAAATTTGATGAAAAACTGGCTAAATCTCTGAATGCCGACGAATATGGAATGAAAAAATATGTCTTCTGTCTTTTAAAATCCGGAAGCAACACCACTGCATCCAAAGAAGAAAGCAAGAAACTGTTCGAAGGTCATATGGAGAATATCGGAAAATTAGCCAAAGAAGGAAAACTGGTTGTTGCCGGTCCTTTTATGAAAAACGACCGAAATTATCGAGGCATCTATATTTTTAATGTTGAAACTATAGAGGAAGCAAAAGCATTGGTAGCAACAGATCCTGCCATAAAAGCCAATCTGCTTGAAGCCGAATTAACCCCTTGGTATTCCAGCGCTGCTTTGCAGGAAACTTTAAAAATACACGACAAAATTGCCAAGAAAAAAATATAA
- a CDS encoding sugar O-acetyltransferase, producing the protein MKTEKEKMIAGEYYLAGDPILVKERRKAKNLLHRLNVTEYRMTKKAKEILAELIPNAGKSFYIEPPFHCDYGYNISCGDNVYFNVNCVVLDCAPVNIGSNVFFAPNVQIYTATHPLDAELRKTLENALPISIGDDCWIGGNTVICPGITIGKGCVIGAGSVVTKDIPDNSLAVGNPAKIIRKLNQEPQ; encoded by the coding sequence ATGAAAACTGAGAAGGAAAAAATGATTGCCGGAGAATATTATCTGGCCGGTGACCCTATTTTAGTAAAAGAACGCCGAAAAGCCAAAAACTTACTGCACCGCTTAAACGTTACTGAATATCGAATGACCAAAAAAGCCAAGGAAATTTTAGCAGAATTGATTCCGAATGCAGGCAAGAGTTTTTATATCGAACCTCCTTTTCATTGTGACTATGGTTACAATATTTCATGTGGCGATAACGTTTATTTTAATGTAAACTGTGTTGTTTTGGACTGTGCTCCGGTAAATATTGGATCAAATGTGTTTTTTGCGCCAAACGTTCAAATTTATACCGCCACCCATCCGCTTGACGCTGAACTTAGAAAAACACTCGAAAATGCTTTACCTATTTCTATCGGAGACGATTGCTGGATTGGCGGAAATACGGTAATCTGTCCGGGTATCACCATCGGAAAAGGCTGTGTGATTGGTGCGGGATCAGTAGTGACCAAAGACATTCCGGACAACTCGCTGGCCGTTGGAAATCCGGCAAAAATTATTCGAAAATTAAATCAGGAACCCCAATAA
- a CDS encoding VOC family protein — protein sequence MLTLNKVHHIAILCSDYQKSKTFYTEVLGLTIIREVYREERQSYKLDLALNGIYVVELFSFPNPPKRPSRPEAVGLRHLAFEVINLEETIAFLNTKNIESEPIRIDEFTEKRFTFIADPDELPIEFYER from the coding sequence ATGCTTACCTTAAATAAAGTTCACCATATTGCCATTTTATGCTCGGATTATCAAAAATCTAAAACATTCTATACCGAAGTTCTGGGACTCACTATTATTAGAGAAGTCTATCGCGAGGAGCGTCAATCCTACAAACTCGATTTAGCTCTGAATGGTATTTATGTCGTCGAATTGTTTTCGTTTCCTAATCCGCCAAAAAGGCCTTCAAGACCCGAAGCTGTTGGCTTGCGTCATTTAGCTTTTGAAGTCATTAACTTAGAGGAAACCATCGCTTTTTTAAATACTAAAAACATCGAATCAGAACCTATCCGAATCGATGAATTCACTGAAAAACGATTCACTTTTATTGCCGATCCTGACGAATTACCCATTGAATTTTATGAAAGGTAA
- a CDS encoding chloride channel protein, translated as MNKTAKIKKNHQFIVLKKLVIVSILIGFLSAFLGISLKKITEYYEEIFFHEVSVNPVFYIIFPVFGLSVIYFLRQYLFKKKENKGIKEVFESTKSSSKNLPSYKIPSHFINGLLTVIFGGSTGIEVSTVVATATIGSVAQQKENVFRKYKTELICAGVAAGVTALFSSPIAGILFAFEVISRKVTRAFIISNIIAVSIAFGLLTILKEEPLFAVSITTWHLKAIPYFILLGILAGVNSVYLTRCVLFFKSQFSRIDTHYYKILIGSVVLSISLFIFPQLYGEGYHAIKGIFSTTSEIPLTITLSLTLIGILILKPIVTSITLASGGDGGVFAPSLFIGAFLGLLLASVLNTFFHVHVIPVNFMIIGMAAVLSASIHAPFTAIFLVCGLTNDYTLFLPILVVCLISKYTAKMIYPYTVYSYSPSISK; from the coding sequence ATGAACAAAACGGCGAAAATCAAAAAAAATCATCAATTTATTGTCCTCAAAAAATTAGTTATTGTTTCCATATTAATTGGCTTTCTTTCTGCCTTTTTAGGAATCTCACTCAAAAAAATTACCGAATATTACGAAGAAATTTTCTTTCATGAAGTCTCCGTAAATCCTGTTTTTTATATCATCTTCCCCGTTTTTGGATTGTCCGTTATTTACTTTCTCAGACAATATCTCTTTAAGAAAAAAGAAAACAAGGGTATTAAAGAGGTTTTCGAAAGTACCAAATCCTCTTCCAAAAACTTGCCTTCTTATAAAATTCCGTCCCATTTTATCAACGGATTACTGACGGTCATTTTTGGAGGCTCTACCGGAATTGAAGTTTCAACCGTAGTAGCCACCGCCACCATTGGTTCTGTTGCACAACAAAAAGAAAATGTATTTCGTAAATACAAGACCGAACTAATATGTGCAGGAGTTGCAGCAGGAGTAACCGCTTTATTCAGCAGTCCGATTGCGGGAATTTTATTTGCTTTTGAAGTAATCTCCAGAAAAGTAACCCGCGCTTTTATTATTTCCAATATTATTGCTGTTTCCATTGCTTTTGGTTTGCTCACCATCTTAAAAGAAGAGCCACTGTTTGCTGTATCTATTACCACCTGGCATTTAAAAGCCATTCCTTACTTCATCCTTTTAGGAATTCTGGCCGGAGTAAATTCCGTTTATCTGACCCGTTGTGTTTTATTTTTTAAATCTCAATTCTCACGAATCGATACGCATTATTATAAAATCTTAATTGGTTCAGTAGTTTTAAGTATTTCTCTTTTTATTTTTCCTCAATTGTATGGAGAAGGATATCACGCTATAAAAGGAATATTCAGCACTACTTCTGAAATTCCGTTAACTATAACTTTATCGCTGACATTGATTGGTATATTGATTCTTAAACCAATTGTAACCTCTATCACACTGGCTTCCGGAGGCGATGGCGGTGTATTTGCACCAAGCTTGTTCATTGGTGCTTTTTTAGGGTTACTGTTGGCATCTGTATTGAATACCTTTTTTCACGTACACGTAATTCCGGTAAACTTTATGATTATTGGTATGGCAGCTGTATTGAGTGCCAGCATCCATGCCCCTTTTACAGCAATATTCTTAGTCTGTGGCTTAACAAACGATTATACTTTATTTTTGCCAATTCTCGTAGTTTGCCTGATTTCTAAATATACCGCAAAAATGATTTATCCGTATACCGTATATTCTTATTCTCCCAGCATTTCAAAATAA
- a CDS encoding HPP family protein: MPVPNIKRGYRKTRYILYKETLIDYKEHFWSFLGSFVGIGILAYLESIHFGGSDLVYLIGSFGASSVLIYGIIQSPFSQPRNLIGGHLISAIIGVSVNKLVPDIVWIAAPLAVSLSIIFMQITKTLHPPGGATALIAVTASPQIKNLGYMYVLSPVLVGVLILFVTALIFNNMTSSRSYPSHSTYHKHYHKIRKRLSRKA, encoded by the coding sequence ATGCCCGTTCCAAACATAAAAAGAGGTTACCGCAAAACACGTTACATTCTTTACAAAGAAACTTTAATTGACTACAAAGAACATTTTTGGTCGTTTCTGGGATCTTTTGTCGGAATTGGAATTCTCGCTTATCTGGAGTCAATACATTTTGGAGGAAGCGACCTTGTTTATCTTATTGGCTCATTTGGCGCTTCAAGTGTTTTAATTTACGGGATTATTCAAAGTCCGTTTTCACAACCCCGAAATTTAATTGGCGGTCATTTGATTTCAGCTATTATTGGGGTTTCCGTAAATAAATTAGTTCCGGATATTGTCTGGATCGCCGCACCTTTGGCCGTATCACTTTCTATTATTTTCATGCAGATTACCAAGACACTTCACCCACCCGGAGGAGCCACTGCGCTTATCGCGGTCACCGCTTCCCCGCAAATAAAAAATCTGGGGTATATGTATGTGCTGTCTCCAGTATTAGTTGGAGTGTTGATTTTATTTGTGACCGCTTTAATTTTCAACAACATGACTTCCAGCAGAAGTTATCCAAGTCACAGCACCTACCACAAACACTACCATAAGATTAGAAAACGTCTGAGTAGAAAGGCATAA
- a CDS encoding IS1096 element passenger TnpR family protein, whose translation MVYKFRVILDAEEDIFRDIAILEDDTLEDLHNAIFNAFGFDGMEVASFYTCDETWNQEDEIPLFDTGDVPGEQRTMGDYPLSSILDEQNTKIIYVYDFINMWTFLVELAAIEDQIAGAPYPETLFSHGEMPDEATEKNFEADMHDDIYGEFEDDLDEDDLDMFEGDDSFEDYGFEENWN comes from the coding sequence ATGGTTTATAAATTTAGAGTAATTCTAGACGCCGAAGAAGATATTTTTAGAGACATTGCTATTCTTGAAGACGATACTCTTGAGGATTTACACAATGCTATCTTCAACGCTTTTGGTTTTGACGGAATGGAAGTGGCTTCGTTTTATACCTGTGATGAAACCTGGAATCAGGAAGACGAGATTCCACTTTTTGATACGGGTGACGTTCCCGGTGAGCAAAGAACGATGGGCGATTATCCGTTATCTTCTATTTTAGACGAACAAAATACCAAAATTATCTATGTATATGATTTCATCAATATGTGGACATTCTTAGTTGAATTAGCTGCTATTGAAGATCAAATCGCAGGAGCTCCATATCCTGAAACATTATTCTCACATGGAGAAATGCCGGACGAAGCTACAGAAAAGAACTTTGAAGCAGACATGCACGACGATATCTACGGAGAATTTGAAGACGATCTTGATGAAGATGATCTTGACATGTTCGAAGGCGATGACAGCTTTGAAGATTACGGATTTGAGGAGAATTGGAATTAG
- a CDS encoding four helix bundle protein produces the protein MSNFRNLLIWQKSMALTTKIYFSTKHFPKEEIFGLTSQIRRCSISIPSNIAEGFGRESDKDLLRFLSISIGSLFEMQTQLEIAKNISYLKEDDFNNLYEDSREVERMLVSFIKKIKQRN, from the coding sequence ATGAGTAATTTTAGAAATCTGCTTATCTGGCAAAAGTCAATGGCTCTCACAACCAAAATTTATTTTTCAACAAAACATTTTCCAAAAGAAGAAATCTTCGGATTAACTTCACAAATTAGACGCTGCTCTATCTCTATCCCCAGCAATATTGCGGAAGGATTTGGAAGAGAAAGCGACAAAGATCTTTTACGTTTTTTGAGTATTTCCATTGGATCATTGTTTGAAATGCAAACCCAACTTGAAATTGCAAAAAACATATCTTATTTAAAAGAAGACGATTTTAACAATCTATACGAGGACAGTCGCGAAGTAGAACGAATGTTAGTTTCTTTTATAAAAAAAATAAAACAAAGAAACTAA
- a CDS encoding nucleoid-associated protein codes for MINLFNTHIDTLAIHRVGNKSRNEAIFLSEQPFNLNDEIVPLIKEYFFKPFREKEENYYQFAHEVDLDYNDMFKYATEIFSNPGNLHEVSKKITTHLFEQSNHPHIKNGEVYITYLTNLSIDNNVVDAIGIFKSELQADFLQFEEKESNLEMILQQGINLSKLDKGCLIFNYKKEEGYKILTVDSNRYDARYWLEHFLSVDAFEDENFITKKYLKFCQNFAKDVVLPAEDKKEEVMFMNRSVNYFAKNDQFEEQNFLNEVLDNPELIPEFKNYKVDKGEKYSIEDVTSFPIANAAVSDARKSIKNVINLDTHIQIKMDFINPESAEKFVEKGWDEEKQMYYYLVYFNKEEKS; via the coding sequence ATGATCAACTTATTCAACACCCACATCGATACGCTTGCGATACACCGCGTAGGGAACAAAAGCAGAAACGAAGCGATTTTTTTATCGGAACAACCATTTAACTTAAATGATGAAATTGTTCCTTTGATCAAAGAGTACTTTTTTAAGCCTTTCAGAGAGAAAGAGGAAAACTATTATCAGTTTGCACACGAAGTTGATTTAGACTACAACGATATGTTTAAATATGCGACAGAAATTTTTAGCAACCCTGGCAACTTACACGAGGTTTCAAAAAAAATTACTACGCACCTATTCGAACAATCCAATCACCCGCATATTAAAAACGGAGAGGTTTATATCACGTACCTGACCAATTTAAGTATCGACAATAATGTTGTGGATGCTATTGGAATCTTTAAAAGTGAGTTACAAGCTGATTTTTTACAATTTGAAGAAAAAGAAAGCAATCTTGAAATGATCCTGCAACAAGGAATCAACTTAAGTAAATTAGATAAAGGATGTTTGATTTTTAACTATAAAAAAGAAGAGGGATACAAAATCCTAACCGTTGATAGCAACCGTTATGACGCACGTTACTGGTTAGAGCACTTTTTATCTGTTGATGCTTTTGAAGACGAAAACTTCATCACTAAAAAATACTTAAAATTCTGCCAGAACTTCGCCAAAGATGTCGTTTTACCGGCAGAAGACAAAAAAGAAGAAGTAATGTTCATGAACCGATCTGTGAATTATTTCGCAAAAAACGATCAGTTTGAAGAACAAAATTTCTTAAACGAAGTATTAGACAATCCTGAATTAATTCCTGAATTCAAAAACTATAAAGTGGATAAGGGAGAAAAATACAGCATCGAAGATGTAACCTCATTCCCTATTGCCAACGCCGCAGTTTCGGACGCCAGAAAATCGATCAAAAACGTGATTAATCTGGACACACACATTCAAATCAAAATGGATTTTATCAATCCGGAAAGTGCTGAAAAATTTGTTGAAAAAGGCTGGGATGAAGAAAAACAAATGTATTACTACTTAGTGTATTTCAATAAAGAAGAGAAAAGCTAA
- a CDS encoding TetR/AcrR family transcriptional regulator produces MARTKEFDEDKALDKAIEIFWCKGYNGTSAQDLVTHLGLSRSSLYDTFGDKQKLFSKALRRYLEHGQEATRNLLNQSEDIKETLTQIFKQAVLESLDDRMTKGCFVVNAAVELAMHDEEIAKIVSDNRETVEGIFLTAVKKGQQAGQISTQLEARMLARFIYNNYTGIRVLARSGENNKKVYDDILKAMFSVL; encoded by the coding sequence ATGGCCAGAACAAAAGAATTTGATGAGGATAAGGCTCTGGATAAAGCTATAGAAATTTTTTGGTGTAAAGGATATAACGGTACTTCGGCACAGGATCTGGTAACGCATTTGGGGTTAAGTCGTTCGAGTTTGTATGATACTTTTGGAGACAAACAGAAACTTTTTTCAAAAGCTTTAAGAAGGTATCTGGAACATGGGCAGGAAGCCACAAGAAACCTTTTGAACCAATCAGAAGATATAAAAGAAACCTTAACCCAGATTTTTAAACAGGCGGTTCTTGAAAGTCTGGATGACCGAATGACAAAGGGGTGTTTTGTAGTAAATGCTGCTGTTGAACTCGCAATGCATGACGAAGAGATTGCTAAAATTGTGAGCGATAATCGGGAAACAGTGGAGGGGATTTTTTTGACAGCGGTAAAAAAAGGACAGCAGGCAGGACAAATTTCAACGCAATTAGAAGCAAGAATGCTGGCCCGTTTTATCTATAATAATTATACCGGAATCAGGGTACTGGCTCGCTCCGGAGAGAACAATAAGAAGGTTTACGATGATATTCTGAAAGCGATGTTTTCAGTATTGTAA
- a CDS encoding SDR family oxidoreductase: MKKLENKVAIVTGGNSGIGYAAAADLAANGAKVIVTGRNKEALAKAEAELKVTGIASDQSDLKSIDRLVAEVKDKFGKIDILFLNAGIASFAPLESASEGHYDSIMDVNVKGVYFTLQKLLPILNNGGSVVFNTSINANVGMENSGVYAASKAALLSLNRVFATELAPRNIRINAISPGPIETPIFGKLGLEKAEIEGFGAALSDKILLKRFGKASEIAKTVTFLASDDASFITGTEIVVDGGLTVNTVV; the protein is encoded by the coding sequence ATGAAAAAATTAGAGAATAAAGTAGCCATTGTAACAGGTGGAAATAGTGGAATAGGGTATGCAGCTGCTGCGGATTTAGCAGCAAATGGGGCAAAAGTAATTGTGACAGGAAGAAACAAAGAAGCCTTAGCAAAAGCAGAAGCTGAATTGAAAGTAACCGGAATTGCATCGGACCAATCCGATTTAAAATCAATTGACCGTTTAGTTGCCGAAGTAAAAGACAAATTTGGTAAAATTGATATCCTGTTTTTAAATGCCGGAATCGCTTCTTTTGCTCCATTGGAATCTGCTTCAGAAGGTCATTATGATTCGATTATGGATGTGAACGTTAAGGGAGTTTATTTTACGCTTCAAAAGTTGTTGCCTATTTTAAACAACGGAGGTTCTGTTGTTTTTAATACCTCAATAAATGCCAATGTTGGTATGGAAAACTCGGGAGTTTATGCGGCAAGTAAAGCGGCTCTGTTATCTTTAAACCGTGTTTTTGCAACAGAACTGGCACCCAGAAATATCAGAATTAATGCGATTTCACCAGGACCTATTGAAACGCCTATTTTTGGAAAATTAGGATTAGAAAAAGCAGAAATCGAAGGATTTGGTGCAGCGTTAAGCGATAAAATTTTATTGAAACGTTTTGGTAAAGCTTCAGAGATTGCTAAGACGGTAACTTTTCTTGCCTCAGACGATGCTTCGTTTATTACAGGAACCGAAATTGTGGTTGACGGAGGGCTTACTGTAAACACCGTGGTTTAA
- a CDS encoding GAF domain-containing protein, with protein MDILLYNESPFETIISFHKLIESFEQIALSDVDYRANYAKAILKQIEALPELRTGIKDYATIKDNEALIKNLLADIFPTALTNNEIKAVTIPFQNLSFNYTERFKKILSNAGSEFDMEIRDFDDHQFYVNNCCIILGAYYKQRLDFNNPFFYDIPDENGIEKHYRILYNADFMEVIPTEKSISLTQDDIDLLLDNYNDLELWKSKFPKGSWILKGFGIVSLFDATTESAISNLKSNLLKPDSKAAATNEIVFNIFKSIFKIPDLKVGFIVYNPEEEKFIRPIKFDTQMQSFLLSKDQEIDCKNAFFGCTFEKLLDNKEPLVISNVEKFIAESPNIKLGEHLLKQGIQSCIFAPVVKDGHLLGVVELVSSDIKALNTINAKKLELVLPYLTDTIDRYNTDMQHQIEAIIQREYTTIHPSVYWKFKKESQNYFQNINHTKDYIFKEIVFKNVYPLYGQIDIKGSSEHRNETVKIDLKNQLTALLKIFESQNANHNLVLLEQRKFELESFRDELDAPLKADTEQYIQRYIEEEIHPLLKNTKETEKSEKLEKQYFESLDAKSGLFYQERKKFDNAMSIINKKLASVLDKKQLEAQQIYPHYYERFKTDGVEHNLYIGASIAPTQPFDMMYLHNLRLWQLQTLCEMELEHHQLKESLPYELDVTSLILVFTSPLSIRFRMDEKRFDVDGTYNARYEVVKKRIDKSNIKGTKDRITEKEKITIVYSQNSEEAEYLKYIKYLQHKKILEPSIEQFEVEDLQGVSGLRAIRVKVINNNTNPIAKKITYQDLLDELN; from the coding sequence ATGGATATTCTTTTATACAACGAAAGTCCTTTCGAAACGATCATCTCCTTTCATAAGCTTATCGAATCTTTCGAACAAATTGCTTTGTCGGATGTTGATTACAGGGCTAACTACGCAAAAGCCATTTTAAAACAAATAGAAGCACTTCCGGAACTTCGAACCGGAATTAAGGACTACGCCACCATTAAGGACAATGAAGCTTTAATCAAAAACCTGTTGGCTGATATCTTCCCGACTGCGTTAACGAATAACGAAATAAAAGCCGTTACTATACCTTTTCAAAATTTATCATTCAATTATACCGAACGTTTTAAAAAAATCCTCAGTAATGCAGGATCTGAGTTTGATATGGAAATTCGTGATTTTGACGATCATCAATTTTATGTCAACAACTGCTGTATTATTTTAGGAGCGTATTACAAACAACGTCTTGACTTTAATAATCCTTTCTTCTATGATATACCGGATGAAAATGGAATCGAAAAACACTATCGCATCCTGTACAATGCCGATTTCATGGAAGTCATTCCAACAGAAAAATCAATCTCACTAACCCAGGACGATATCGATCTGTTGCTGGACAACTACAACGATCTTGAACTTTGGAAATCAAAATTTCCGAAGGGAAGCTGGATTCTGAAAGGTTTTGGAATTGTTTCTTTGTTTGATGCAACTACAGAAAGTGCTATTTCAAATCTGAAAAGTAATCTGTTAAAGCCTGATTCGAAAGCGGCTGCCACAAACGAAATTGTATTCAATATTTTTAAATCGATCTTCAAAATTCCTGATTTAAAAGTCGGCTTTATAGTTTATAATCCGGAGGAAGAGAAATTTATACGGCCGATCAAATTTGACACTCAAATGCAAAGTTTTCTACTTTCAAAAGATCAGGAGATCGATTGTAAAAATGCTTTTTTTGGCTGTACTTTCGAAAAATTATTGGACAATAAAGAACCTTTGGTGATTTCTAATGTCGAAAAATTCATTGCAGAATCACCCAATATAAAATTAGGGGAACATTTATTAAAGCAGGGAATCCAAAGCTGCATCTTTGCTCCGGTGGTAAAAGACGGGCATTTATTAGGGGTAGTAGAACTGGTTTCATCCGATATAAAAGCGCTCAACACGATTAATGCAAAAAAACTCGAACTGGTTCTGCCGTATCTGACCGATACGATTGATCGTTACAATACGGATATGCAGCATCAGATTGAAGCCATTATTCAGCGCGAGTATACCACCATTCATCCAAGTGTGTATTGGAAATTCAAAAAAGAATCGCAAAACTATTTCCAAAATATCAATCATACCAAGGATTATATTTTTAAGGAAATTGTGTTTAAGAACGTATATCCGCTTTATGGGCAAATTGACATCAAAGGTTCTTCCGAACATCGAAATGAAACGGTTAAGATCGACCTTAAAAATCAATTGACTGCTTTGCTGAAAATTTTCGAATCTCAGAATGCAAACCACAATCTGGTCCTTTTGGAACAGCGCAAATTTGAACTGGAATCTTTTCGGGACGAGCTTGACGCTCCTTTAAAAGCAGATACCGAGCAATATATTCAGCGATATATTGAAGAAGAAATTCATCCCCTTCTAAAAAACACGAAAGAAACAGAAAAAAGCGAAAAACTCGAAAAACAGTATTTTGAAAGTCTGGATGCTAAGAGCGGATTGTTTTATCAGGAGCGAAAGAAATTTGATAATGCGATGTCTATTATCAACAAAAAACTAGCATCGGTTCTGGACAAAAAACAACTCGAAGCACAACAGATTTATCCACACTATTACGAACGATTTAAAACAGATGGTGTGGAGCATAACCTCTACATTGGGGCTTCTATTGCGCCAACTCAACCCTTTGATATGATGTATCTACACAATTTACGCTTGTGGCAGTTACAAACCTTGTGCGAAATGGAACTTGAACATCATCAGCTTAAAGAATCACTCCCGTACGAACTGGATGTGACTTCTTTAATTTTAGTGTTTACTTCTCCGCTTTCGATCCGTTTCAGAATGGATGAAAAACGTTTTGATGTTGACGGAACCTACAATGCCAGATATGAAGTGGTAAAAAAACGTATCGACAAATCGAATATCAAAGGCACAAAAGACCGCATTACGGAAAAAGAGAAAATTACAATTGTGTATTCTCAAAACAGTGAGGAAGCTGAATATTTGAAATACATCAAATACCTGCAGCACAAAAAAATTCTCGAGCCTTCCATCGAACAATTTGAAGTTGAAGACCTTCAGGGAGTTTCGGGTCTAAGAGCCATTCGTGTTAAAGTAATCAATAACAATACAAATCCCATAGCGAAAAAAATTACCTATCAGGACTTACTAGATGAGCTCAACTAA
- a CDS encoding Pycsar system effector family protein has translation MNLIEQSEDFVSNLLKDKLSNLYSYHNFNHTLTVVNAVKELCKKEDVTAEEKEALLVAAWFHDTGYINGYEKHEEESVKIATAFLKEKELSDEFITQVSGLILATVKEYIPKTHLEKIIKDADFAHLMGTEYATTCELLRIELKNTWNLNFSNAEWAKENLNFLMNKHRFYTDYALRKWQPLKERNLLMVQKKIEKQEKKEAEKIEEENRKRDKIEKPDRGIDTLFRVTLGNHTRLSGIADSKANILLSVNAIIISIALSTIIPKLDSPKNAHLVVPTFIMLISSVVTIIFAILSTRPKVTTGVFTREDIEAKKINLLFFGNFYKMPLEEYDWAMNEMMKDKDYLYSTMIKDLYYLGLVLQRKYNLLRIAYNLFMIGIIVTVISFVIAFKSI, from the coding sequence ATGAATTTAATAGAACAATCCGAAGATTTTGTTAGTAATTTACTCAAAGATAAACTTTCTAATTTATATTCTTATCATAATTTCAACCATACTTTAACGGTCGTAAATGCTGTAAAAGAGCTTTGCAAAAAGGAAGATGTTACGGCTGAGGAGAAGGAAGCACTTTTAGTGGCGGCCTGGTTTCATGATACCGGGTACATTAATGGTTATGAAAAACATGAAGAAGAGAGCGTGAAAATTGCTACGGCTTTTTTGAAGGAAAAAGAATTATCGGATGAATTCATAACACAGGTTTCCGGTTTGATTCTGGCCACCGTAAAAGAGTATATTCCTAAAACACATTTGGAGAAAATAATCAAGGATGCCGATTTTGCTCATCTTATGGGTACTGAGTATGCAACGACCTGCGAATTATTGCGAATTGAATTAAAGAATACATGGAATTTAAACTTTTCAAACGCCGAATGGGCAAAAGAAAACCTGAATTTTTTAATGAACAAGCATCGTTTTTACACGGATTATGCGCTTAGAAAATGGCAACCTTTAAAAGAGAGGAATTTGTTGATGGTTCAGAAAAAGATTGAAAAGCAGGAAAAAAAAGAGGCCGAAAAAATCGAAGAAGAGAATAGAAAGAGAGATAAAATCGAAAAACCGGATCGTGGTATCGACACCTTGTTTCGTGTTACTTTAGGAAATCATACGCGTTTAAGCGGGATTGCTGATAGTAAAGCGAATATTTTATTGTCTGTAAATGCTATTATCATTTCGATTGCACTTTCTACGATTATCCCTAAATTAGACAGTCCGAAGAATGCGCATTTGGTTGTGCCTACTTTTATCATGTTGATTTCGAGCGTGGTGACCATTATTTTTGCCATTTTGTCTACACGACCAAAAGTAACAACCGGTGTTTTTACACGTGAGGATATCGAAGCTAAGAAAATTAATTTATTATTCTTTGGGAATTTCTACAAAATGCCTCTGGAAGAATATGACTGGGCGATGAACGAAATGATGAAGGATAAAGATTACCTGTATTCGACCATGATAAAAGATTTGTATTATTTAGGATTGGTGTTACAGCGTAAATATAATTTACTGCGTATTGCTTACAATCTTTTTATGATCGGTATCATTGTTACCGTAATCTCTTTTGTAATTGCATTCAAATCCATATAA